The following are encoded together in the Clostridium sp. BJN0013 genome:
- a CDS encoding hydrolase codes for MNTTYCLSDIPEDLKKQVTDLISKSGIPAEDFIKGLADYYNVKNANVDSMVLDYSNYWNSFVD; via the coding sequence ATGAATACTACTTACTGTCTTTCTGACATACCTGAAGATTTAAAGAAACAGGTAACAGATTTAATATCCAAATCTGGAATACCAGCAGAAGATTTTATAAAGGGACTAGCTGATTACTATAATGTAAAAAATGCCAACGTAGATTCAATGGTTCTTGATTATTCAAATTACTGGAATAGTTTTGTAGATTAA
- the purE gene encoding 5-(carboxyamino)imidazole ribonucleotide mutase, whose protein sequence is MKVAIIFGSSSDIEKMKGAAEALKEFNIEYEAFILSAHRVPEKLLQTIEKLERENCECIIAGAGLAAHLPGVIASKTVIPVIGVPLNAALSGLDSLFSIVQMPKSIPVATVGINNSYNGGMLAVQILALKYPEIKEKLVEYRKNMKQKFIMENGKGVEL, encoded by the coding sequence ATGAAAGTTGCAATTATATTTGGCAGTAGTTCTGATATAGAAAAAATGAAGGGTGCTGCTGAAGCCTTGAAAGAATTTAATATCGAATATGAGGCTTTTATTTTGTCGGCACATAGGGTGCCTGAAAAACTTTTACAGACTATAGAAAAATTGGAAAGGGAAAACTGTGAATGTATTATTGCTGGTGCTGGACTTGCAGCCCACCTTCCAGGAGTTATAGCATCTAAAACTGTTATTCCTGTTATAGGAGTTCCACTGAATGCAGCACTTTCTGGGCTTGATTCTCTCTTTTCAATAGTTCAGATGCCAAAATCCATACCTGTAGCTACGGTTGGAATAAATAACAGTTATAATGGAGGTATGCTGGCAGTACAAATCTTAGCACTTAAGTATCCTGAAATTAAAGAAAAATTGGTTGAGTATAGAAAAAATATGAAACAAAAATTTATAATGGAAAATGGAAAAGGGGTTGAGTTGTAA
- the purH gene encoding bifunctional phosphoribosylaminoimidazolecarboxamide formyltransferase/IMP cyclohydrolase, with amino-acid sequence MINRALISVYNKEGLLELAQFLRNKGVELISTGGTYRYLEENNIQVTEVSKITGFDEILDGRVKTLHPAIHSGILAKRDNKEHMDTIAKKGILPIDMVVVNLYPFFDKVDDNITFEEKVEFIDIGGPTMIRAAAKNFKDVIVVTDVGDYSKLIEEMDSKGDVPYDFRKKLAGKVFNLMSAYDGAISNFLLEEDYPEYLSLSYKKMDNLRYGENPHQSAAYYTATAGTAPMKDFTQLNGKQLSYNNIKDMDIAWKVVNEFEEICCVAVKHNTPCGVALGKDLYEAYVKTYECDPTSIYGGIIAVNRKVDVKTAEEISKIFVEIVIAPDFDEEALKVLTKKKNLRIIKCSVKPTNSMELAKVDGGILVQSADDKLLEDMKVVTDKEPSKEEIDNLIFGMKVCKYVKSNAIVVVKDFMAKGIGGGQVNRIWPTCHALDRAGDGVVLASDAFFPFNDVVCEAAKYGIKAIIQPGGSVRDKDSIEECNKNEISMIFTGIRHFKH; translated from the coding sequence ATGATAAATCGTGCATTGATAAGTGTTTATAATAAAGAAGGTTTATTGGAGTTGGCACAATTTTTAAGAAACAAAGGAGTGGAGTTAATATCTACAGGGGGAACTTATAGGTATTTGGAAGAAAATAATATACAGGTTACAGAAGTGTCAAAGATTACAGGTTTTGATGAGATATTAGATGGCAGGGTAAAGACCCTTCATCCTGCTATACATTCAGGCATACTGGCTAAGAGAGACAATAAAGAACACATGGATACCATAGCTAAGAAGGGTATTCTTCCCATAGATATGGTAGTAGTAAACTTGTATCCTTTTTTTGACAAAGTAGATGACAATATTACCTTTGAAGAAAAAGTGGAATTTATAGATATAGGCGGGCCTACCATGATAAGGGCTGCTGCTAAAAATTTTAAGGACGTAATAGTAGTTACAGATGTAGGAGACTACTCAAAATTAATTGAAGAAATGGATTCAAAGGGAGATGTACCCTATGATTTTAGAAAAAAATTGGCGGGAAAGGTGTTTAATCTAATGTCTGCTTATGACGGGGCTATAAGCAACTTTCTGCTGGAAGAAGATTATCCTGAGTATTTAAGTCTTTCTTATAAAAAGATGGATAATTTAAGATATGGAGAAAATCCACATCAAAGTGCCGCTTACTATACTGCTACAGCAGGAACTGCCCCTATGAAAGATTTTACCCAGCTAAACGGTAAACAACTTTCTTATAATAACATAAAAGATATGGATATAGCATGGAAGGTAGTAAATGAATTTGAAGAAATATGCTGTGTGGCAGTTAAGCACAATACTCCTTGCGGTGTGGCTCTTGGAAAAGACTTATATGAGGCCTATGTTAAGACCTATGAATGTGATCCAACTTCAATTTATGGGGGGATTATAGCTGTAAATAGAAAAGTGGATGTAAAAACTGCAGAGGAAATATCAAAAATTTTTGTTGAAATAGTTATTGCACCGGATTTTGATGAAGAAGCTTTAAAGGTATTAACAAAAAAGAAAAATTTGAGAATAATTAAATGTAGTGTAAAACCAACTAATAGTATGGAATTAGCCAAGGTGGACGGAGGAATACTTGTACAGTCTGCCGATGACAAGCTCCTAGAAGATATGAAAGTAGTTACTGATAAGGAACCTTCCAAAGAGGAAATAGATAATTTAATATTTGGAATGAAAGTATGTAAATATGTAAAATCAAATGCCATTGTAGTAGTTAAGGATTTTATGGCTAAAGGTATTGGTGGGGGTCAGGTAAATAGAATATGGCCTACTTGTCATGCACTGGACAGGGCAGGAGATGGAGTAGTTTTAGCATCTGATGCATTTTTCCCATTTAATGATGTAGTTTGTGAAGCTGCAAAATATGGCATAAAGGCAATAATTCAACCGGGAGGTTCTGTAAGAGATAAGGATTCCATAGAAGAATGCAATAAAAATGAAATATCAATGATATTTACAGGAATAAGGCATTTTAAACACTAA
- the purC gene encoding phosphoribosylaminoimidazolesuccinocarboxamide synthase: protein MKKGEMIYQGKAKKVYETDDKDKVIIYYKDDATAFNGEKKGQISDKGILNNNITSSLFELLEKNNIPTHFEKKLNDREQLCKKVDIIPLEVIVRNVAAGSMAKRLGLEEGTPLKTTVFELSYKDDSLGDPIINDYHAVAIGIATWDELKTIYGMTASINDILELFFRKLGIKLIDFKLEFGKFKDKIILADEISPDTCRLWDAVTNEKLDKDRFRRDMGNVKEAYEEILRRISDN, encoded by the coding sequence ATGAAAAAAGGAGAAATGATTTATCAGGGAAAGGCAAAAAAAGTGTATGAAACAGATGATAAGGATAAAGTTATAATTTATTATAAAGATGATGCTACAGCTTTCAATGGTGAAAAAAAGGGACAGATTTCTGATAAAGGAATACTTAACAATAACATTACTTCCAGTTTATTTGAGTTGTTGGAAAAAAATAATATACCAACCCATTTTGAGAAAAAGCTAAATGATAGAGAACAGCTCTGTAAAAAAGTAGATATAATACCACTTGAGGTAATAGTAAGAAATGTGGCTGCAGGAAGTATGGCAAAAAGACTTGGTCTTGAAGAAGGAACACCTCTTAAAACCACTGTGTTCGAATTAAGTTATAAAGATGATAGCCTGGGAGATCCTATTATAAATGATTATCATGCAGTTGCAATAGGAATTGCCACCTGGGATGAACTTAAAACCATATATGGCATGACAGCTTCTATAAATGATATACTTGAGTTGTTTTTTAGAAAATTAGGTATAAAACTTATAGATTTCAAACTAGAATTTGGAAAATTTAAAGATAAGATAATACTTGCAGATGAGATATCTCCAGATACCTGCAGATTATGGGATGCAGTAACCAATGAGAAATTGGATAAGGATAGATTCAGACGTGATATGGGAAATGTAAAGGAAGCTTATGAAGAAATACTAAGAAGAATAAGTGACAACTAA
- the purM gene encoding phosphoribosylformylglycinamidine cyclo-ligase yields MITYKDSGVNIEEGYKSVKLMKEYSTQTFIPGVLNGLGSFAGMFELGKYKNPVLVSGTDGVGTKLKIAFEMKIYDTVGIDCVAMCVNDILCHGAKPLFFLDYLACSNLEAEVAAELVKGISRGCMDAGCALIGGETAEMPGFYSKGEYDMAGFAVGVVEKDSIINGSTVEEGDVLVGIASSGVHSNGYSLVRRLIDNLKVDFFGSTLGEILLTPTKIYVKPVLKLLEKFKIKAMAHITGGGFYENIPRMFKDDFTAVIDKNSFEVPEIFKYIMDLGVDEEHMYNTYNMGIGFVLCVDSKDAPNIIKDLNEMGEKAYIIGHVKRREKRVCLK; encoded by the coding sequence ATGATAACATATAAGGATTCTGGTGTAAATATTGAAGAAGGGTATAAGTCTGTAAAGCTTATGAAGGAATATTCCACGCAGACTTTTATTCCGGGAGTTTTAAATGGACTTGGTAGTTTTGCTGGTATGTTTGAACTGGGTAAGTACAAAAATCCGGTACTTGTATCTGGAACAGATGGAGTTGGAACAAAGCTTAAAATAGCTTTTGAAATGAAAATATATGATACTGTAGGAATAGATTGCGTTGCCATGTGTGTTAATGATATTTTATGCCATGGTGCAAAACCACTGTTTTTCCTGGACTATTTGGCTTGTTCTAATTTAGAAGCAGAAGTAGCAGCAGAACTAGTTAAAGGAATATCAAGAGGATGCATGGATGCAGGCTGTGCACTAATTGGGGGAGAGACAGCTGAGATGCCGGGTTTTTACTCCAAAGGAGAATATGACATGGCAGGATTTGCCGTGGGAGTTGTGGAAAAAGACAGCATAATAAATGGTAGTACTGTAGAAGAAGGAGATGTATTGGTTGGGATAGCTTCAAGTGGAGTACACAGTAATGGATACTCTCTTGTTAGAAGGCTCATAGATAATCTAAAGGTAGATTTTTTTGGAAGCACTTTAGGTGAAATACTTTTAACTCCTACAAAGATATATGTAAAGCCAGTTTTAAAGCTTTTGGAGAAATTTAAAATCAAAGCTATGGCTCATATAACAGGAGGAGGTTTTTATGAGAATATACCCAGAATGTTTAAAGATGATTTTACAGCGGTTATAGATAAAAATAGTTTTGAGGTACCTGAGATATTTAAATATATAATGGATTTAGGTGTGGATGAAGAACATATGTACAATACTTACAATATGGGTATAGGTTTTGTACTTTGTGTAGATAGCAAAGATGCTCCAAATATAATAAAGGATTTGAATGAAATGGGGGAAAAAGCCTATATTATTGGGCATGTGAAAAGAAGGGAAAAAAGGGTATGTTTAAAATAG
- the purN gene encoding phosphoribosylglycinamide formyltransferase, translated as MFKIAVLASGGGTDFQSIIDAVHSGYLKNCIIDILISDRPGVYVLERAKKNNIEYHVLNRKIYKSNISDEILKLLHNRVQLIVCAGWLSILKGDLISQFQNRMINIHPSLIPSFCGDGMYGIKVHEKVLEHGVKISGCTVHFVDEGTDSGPIIFQKAVPVYFEDTPEELQQRVLKEEHKALPKVIKLISENKVIVEGKRVKIL; from the coding sequence ATGTTTAAAATAGCAGTTTTAGCTTCCGGGGGAGGTACTGACTTTCAGTCCATAATAGATGCTGTCCATAGTGGGTATTTAAAAAATTGCATTATAGATATCTTAATAAGTGACAGGCCGGGAGTATATGTTCTGGAAAGGGCTAAAAAAAATAATATTGAATATCACGTATTGAATAGAAAAATTTATAAATCTAATATTTCCGATGAAATACTGAAACTTTTACATAATAGGGTTCAATTAATAGTGTGTGCAGGCTGGCTTTCTATACTAAAAGGTGATTTGATTTCACAATTTCAAAACAGAATGATTAATATACATCCTTCACTTATACCCTCCTTTTGTGGAGATGGAATGTATGGCATAAAAGTTCATGAAAAAGTACTGGAACATGGAGTTAAAATATCAGGGTGTACCGTACATTTTGTAGATGAAGGTACAGATAGCGGACCTATAATATTTCAAAAGGCAGTACCTGTATATTTTGAAGACACTCCAGAGGAGCTTCAACAAAGGGTGCTAAAAGAGGAGCATAAGGCTCTTCCAAAGGTGATTAAGCTGATTTCTGAAAATAAGGTAATAGTGGAAGGAAAAAGAGTAAAAATTTTATAA
- a CDS encoding NCS2 family permease produces the protein MNVEESKLDSFFKLTENNTSIKTEIIAGVTTFITMAYIIFVNPSILMQSGMNSLGLMGDAAVKAGISVSNDPLVASIFAATCIAAAIGTLVMAFYANLPFAQAPGMGLNAFFTYSVCLGMGYTWQQALAAVFISGVIFIIITVTSIREKIVDAIPRNLKFAISGGIGLFIALIGLKNSGIIIPDAATLVAFGKLTSPGVLLSIIGILITAILMARNIKGSILIGIILTAIIGIPFGITHISGVNIISAPPSLAPTFLAFDFKGLFSMKAGIIGAITSILTVIITFTLVDLFDAIGTLVGTAEKAGMVDENGKFKNMHKALFSDSIATTVGSMLGTSTVTTYVESASGISTGGRTGLTSCTVGILFILSLFFSGLVGIVPTQATAPALIIVGVLMMGAVTKIDFNDFSEALPAFFAIAFMPFSYSIANGIAAAVIFYPIVKIATGKYKEVHPIIYVLAILFIFRFAMLA, from the coding sequence ATGAATGTTGAAGAAAGCAAGCTGGACTCATTTTTTAAGTTAACAGAAAATAATACCAGTATAAAGACAGAAATTATAGCAGGAGTTACCACTTTTATAACTATGGCCTATATAATTTTTGTAAATCCAAGCATACTTATGCAATCCGGAATGAATTCTCTTGGACTTATGGGAGATGCGGCTGTAAAAGCTGGCATATCTGTAAGTAATGATCCTTTAGTGGCTTCTATATTTGCCGCCACTTGTATAGCTGCGGCAATAGGGACTCTTGTTATGGCATTCTATGCAAATCTTCCTTTTGCACAGGCACCAGGAATGGGGTTAAATGCATTTTTTACTTATAGTGTTTGTTTAGGTATGGGGTATACATGGCAGCAAGCTCTGGCAGCAGTTTTTATTTCGGGAGTAATTTTTATAATAATTACTGTAACCTCTATAAGAGAAAAAATTGTTGATGCCATCCCACGAAATTTAAAATTTGCCATATCAGGTGGTATTGGACTCTTTATAGCCTTGATAGGTCTTAAGAATTCAGGTATCATAATACCGGATGCGGCTACATTGGTTGCTTTTGGGAAATTGACTAGTCCTGGAGTACTGCTTTCTATTATAGGTATTCTAATTACAGCCATACTTATGGCAAGGAACATTAAAGGCTCAATATTGATTGGGATAATTTTAACGGCGATAATTGGCATACCTTTTGGAATAACCCATATTTCAGGTGTAAATATAATAAGTGCTCCACCTTCACTTGCACCTACATTTTTAGCTTTTGATTTTAAGGGTCTCTTTAGTATGAAAGCAGGAATAATAGGAGCAATTACCAGTATACTTACAGTAATTATTACATTTACTTTAGTTGATTTATTTGATGCAATAGGAACTCTAGTTGGAACGGCTGAAAAAGCAGGTATGGTTGATGAAAATGGAAAATTCAAGAATATGCATAAAGCTCTTTTTTCAGATTCAATAGCAACTACTGTTGGTTCAATGCTGGGAACCAGTACTGTTACTACATATGTAGAATCTGCATCAGGAATATCTACAGGGGGTAGAACAGGACTTACTTCTTGTACTGTAGGGATTCTATTTATACTGTCATTGTTTTTTTCAGGATTAGTCGGAATAGTTCCAACACAAGCTACAGCTCCAGCACTTATAATTGTAGGAGTGCTTATGATGGGAGCGGTTACAAAAATAGACTTTAATGATTTTTCAGAAGCACTTCCAGCCTTTTTTGCTATAGCATTTATGCCATTTAGTTACAGTATAGCAAATGGTATAGCAGCAGCAGTTATATTTTATCCAATAGTTAAGATTGCTACAGGAAAATACAAAGAAGTTCATCCTATAATATATGTACTTGCGATATTATTTATATTTAGATTTGCCATGTTGGCATAA
- a CDS encoding YdcF family protein translates to MKKSVKFILYFVIIVFVVTLITEVQVIYFGKNAKPKKSDCIIVLGCKVYGSTPSPFLMWRLNRSLELYRKGYGDYIIVSGGKGPGENISEAKAMKNYLVYKGADSSKVIMEDKSVSTMENLSNSKKVMVDKGFKTAVIVSNKYHLKRASLMAESQGIDGSYSGVFVYPYKNREITGYIREIPAVWKYHFYQIFRIY, encoded by the coding sequence ATGAAAAAAAGCGTTAAATTTATATTATATTTTGTAATTATTGTATTTGTAGTTACTTTAATAACAGAAGTTCAGGTAATTTATTTTGGGAAAAATGCAAAACCGAAAAAATCAGATTGTATAATTGTTCTAGGATGTAAAGTTTATGGCAGCACTCCAAGTCCTTTTCTTATGTGGAGATTAAACAGAAGTCTTGAGCTTTATCGTAAAGGTTATGGAGATTATATTATTGTTTCTGGAGGAAAAGGTCCAGGAGAAAACATATCAGAAGCCAAAGCGATGAAGAATTATCTTGTTTATAAAGGAGCGGATTCATCAAAAGTAATAATGGAAGATAAATCTGTATCTACTATGGAGAATTTATCAAATTCTAAAAAGGTAATGGTGGATAAAGGTTTTAAAACTGCAGTAATAGTATCCAATAAATATCATTTAAAAAGAGCATCTTTAATGGCTGAAAGTCAGGGTATAGATGGAAGTTATTCTGGAGTATTTGTATATCCGTATAAGAACAGAGAAATTACAGGGTATATCAGGGAAATACCTGCTGTTTGGAAATATCATTTTTATCAGATTTTTAGAATATATTAA
- the purF gene encoding amidophosphoribosyltransferase — protein MSGLNEQFNQCSYIDMEEDKFKDECGVFGVFSKNNIDVASLTYYGLYALQHRGQESAGIVVSDGSELKYHKEMGLVSDVFHRELLQGLKGKSAIGHVRYSTAGSSTLNNAQPLIVQYKLGSIAIAHNGNLVNADIIRDLLEEAGYTFQTSVDSEIILSLIARGSKKDIGTAVVDAVQAVKGSYAIVILTENELIGVRDPNGIRPLCMGEFNGDYIFCSESCALDSIGANFIRDVEPGEIVIINKEGIKSINFAEKTKCETCSFEYIYFARPDSTIDGINVYTSRLKAGRILYRENPVEADVVIGVPDSGIPAAIGYSEESGIPYGIGFIKNKYVGRTFISPSKELRSKAVAVKLNPLKVNVEGKRVVIVDDSIVRGTTSKKLVEILRRAGATEVHFRVSSPVVKYPCYFGIDTPYRNELIGSNAELEEIREEIGADSLGYISIDGTLEALEYSDNENKGYCLGCFSGVYPISAPMEKNKNYLE, from the coding sequence ATGAGTGGTTTAAATGAGCAATTTAATCAATGCTCCTATATTGACATGGAAGAGGATAAATTTAAGGATGAGTGTGGAGTATTTGGGGTGTTTTCTAAAAATAATATAGACGTAGCATCTTTAACTTATTATGGTCTTTATGCCCTTCAACATAGAGGACAGGAAAGTGCAGGAATTGTAGTTTCAGATGGGAGTGAATTAAAGTATCATAAGGAAATGGGATTGGTTTCTGATGTATTTCATAGGGAATTATTACAGGGCTTAAAAGGCAAAAGTGCTATAGGACATGTGAGATATTCCACGGCAGGATCTAGTACTTTAAATAATGCACAACCTCTTATAGTACAGTATAAATTAGGTTCTATTGCTATAGCACATAATGGAAATCTAGTAAATGCAGACATTATAAGGGATCTTTTGGAGGAGGCAGGATATACATTTCAAACCTCTGTGGATTCAGAAATTATTTTAAGCCTTATTGCAAGGGGATCAAAAAAAGATATAGGAACTGCAGTAGTAGATGCAGTACAGGCGGTTAAGGGTTCCTATGCCATTGTAATTTTAACAGAAAATGAACTTATAGGAGTAAGAGATCCAAATGGAATAAGGCCACTTTGTATGGGAGAATTTAATGGAGATTACATATTCTGTTCTGAAAGTTGTGCCCTGGATTCCATAGGTGCTAATTTTATAAGGGATGTAGAGCCTGGAGAAATTGTTATAATAAATAAAGAGGGAATTAAATCCATAAATTTTGCAGAAAAGACAAAATGTGAAACCTGTTCTTTTGAATATATATATTTTGCAAGACCTGATAGCACTATAGATGGAATAAATGTATATACATCAAGATTAAAAGCTGGAAGAATACTTTACAGGGAAAATCCAGTAGAAGCAGATGTGGTAATTGGAGTTCCCGACTCTGGTATACCTGCTGCTATAGGATATTCAGAAGAATCAGGAATACCATATGGTATAGGATTTATAAAAAATAAATATGTGGGAAGAACTTTTATCTCTCCTTCCAAGGAACTTAGGTCTAAAGCAGTGGCTGTGAAACTCAATCCCCTTAAAGTAAATGTAGAAGGTAAACGAGTGGTAATTGTAGATGATTCAATAGTTAGAGGTACTACCAGTAAAAAGCTTGTGGAAATATTGAGAAGAGCAGGAGCTACAGAAGTGCATTTTAGAGTTTCTTCCCCTGTAGTTAAATATCCCTGTTATTTTGGTATTGATACTCCTTACAGGAATGAACTTATAGGTTCCAATGCTGAATTAGAAGAAATAAGGGAAGAAATAGGAGCAGATAGTTTAGGATATATAAGCATAGATGGAACTTTAGAAGCTCTGGAGTATAGTGATAATGAAAATAAAGGGTATTGTCTTGGATGTTTTAGCGGGGTATATCCTATATCAGCCCCTATGGAAAAAAATAAAAATTATTTAGAGTAA
- a CDS encoding GDSL-type esterase/lipase family protein, giving the protein MKLVCLGDSLTSGYGVFKEDCWVSLIRDLLKIEVLNKGINGDTMPGMLSRSYRDVVKNYPTHVIILGGSNDFMAGRRLKLVTDNLTEIIKESLNAGIIPIIGTEPIIDKTLAEKKWDGTVDYDKVNNLLVHYRNWILDFCTEDNIYYIDLYTCFLEQLKTTDNSSLFIDGIHPTAIGHKLIAECILNFFRTL; this is encoded by the coding sequence ATGAAATTAGTATGTTTAGGGGATAGTTTAACTTCTGGATACGGCGTTTTTAAAGAGGATTGTTGGGTATCTCTTATAAGAGACCTACTAAAAATTGAAGTTTTAAACAAAGGAATAAATGGAGATACCATGCCGGGAATGTTATCCCGTTCCTATAGAGATGTGGTTAAAAATTATCCAACTCATGTAATTATACTTGGAGGATCCAATGATTTTATGGCTGGCAGACGTCTAAAACTTGTAACAGATAATTTAACTGAAATAATAAAAGAATCTTTAAATGCAGGGATAATCCCCATTATAGGTACAGAACCTATTATAGATAAAACACTGGCTGAAAAAAAATGGGACGGAACTGTAGATTATGATAAAGTAAATAATTTACTGGTTCATTATAGAAATTGGATATTGGACTTTTGCACCGAAGATAATATTTATTACATAGATCTTTATACTTGCTTTCTTGAACAATTAAAAACAACGGATAACAGCTCTCTATTTATAGATGGCATACACCCCACAGCAATAGGACATAAGTTAATAGCAGAATGTATCTTAAATTTTTTCAGAACTCTTTAG
- the purD gene encoding phosphoribosylamine--glycine ligase — protein MKVLVIGSGGREHAICWKIAQNPKVDKIFCASGNGGIQAESKCTNIDITDIDELVNFVLESKIDLTVVGPENPLIEGIVDKFRSRGLNIFGPTSKAAMLEGSKIYSKDFMKKYGIKTAKYGVFNDKDEALKYIRECEYPVVIKADGLAAGKGVSICKNYKEAQFTIEDFMVKDIFKGAGKNIVIEEFLEGVEASILTITDGKSIIPFMSAKDHKQIYDGGKGPNTGGMGAISPNPYCSKKVLKDFKESIMNPTLKGIQQENLDYIGIIFFGIMITKKGIYLLEYNVRMGDPETQAVLPLMKSDLVELIQASLEGKLDKFDLQWKKGACCSVVAASKGYPGKYNTGFSIEGMEKSNNIFAAGVKMKNGEFITSGGRVLSAYGLGNDLNEAIESAYNSLKGINFEGMYFRTDIGR, from the coding sequence GTGAAAGTACTTGTAATTGGTTCAGGAGGACGGGAACATGCTATTTGCTGGAAAATAGCACAGAATCCTAAAGTAGATAAAATATTTTGTGCTTCCGGAAATGGTGGAATTCAGGCAGAGAGTAAATGCACTAACATAGATATAACAGATATAGATGAACTTGTAAATTTTGTATTAGAATCAAAAATAGATTTAACTGTAGTGGGCCCGGAGAATCCACTTATAGAAGGTATAGTAGACAAATTTAGAAGCAGAGGATTGAATATTTTTGGACCTACTTCAAAGGCTGCAATGCTTGAGGGAAGTAAAATTTATTCTAAAGATTTCATGAAAAAATATGGAATTAAAACTGCAAAATATGGTGTATTCAATGATAAAGATGAGGCACTAAAATATATCAGGGAGTGTGAATATCCAGTAGTTATAAAGGCAGATGGATTGGCAGCGGGAAAAGGTGTATCCATATGTAAAAATTATAAAGAAGCTCAGTTTACAATAGAGGACTTTATGGTGAAAGATATATTTAAAGGGGCAGGAAAAAATATAGTTATTGAAGAGTTTTTAGAGGGAGTGGAAGCTTCCATACTTACAATAACAGATGGAAAGAGTATTATCCCATTTATGTCTGCAAAAGATCATAAACAAATTTATGATGGAGGCAAGGGACCAAATACAGGAGGTATGGGAGCCATATCGCCGAATCCTTATTGCAGCAAAAAGGTATTAAAGGATTTTAAGGAAAGTATAATGAATCCTACATTAAAAGGAATACAGCAAGAAAACCTGGATTATATAGGCATAATTTTTTTTGGAATAATGATAACTAAAAAAGGAATTTATCTTCTGGAATACAACGTAAGAATGGGAGATCCTGAAACTCAGGCAGTACTTCCTCTAATGAAAAGTGATCTAGTAGAGCTTATACAGGCTTCACTTGAAGGAAAACTTGATAAGTTTGATTTACAGTGGAAGAAGGGTGCCTGCTGCTCGGTAGTAGCTGCATCTAAAGGCTATCCAGGAAAATATAATACTGGTTTTAGCATAGAAGGTATGGAAAAGTCAAATAATATTTTTGCAGCAGGAGTTAAAATGAAAAATGGAGAGTTTATAACATCAGGAGGAAGAGTTTTATCCGCCTATGGATTGGGAAATGATTTAAATGAAGCAATTGAATCAGCTTATAACAGTTTGAAGGGAATAAATTTTGAAGGAATGTATTTTAGAACTGATATAGGGCGATAA